In Streptomyces violaceusniger Tu 4113, one DNA window encodes the following:
- a CDS encoding 3-hydroxyacyl-CoA dehydrogenase family protein — MAQRFPTVAVFGLGTTGCHLVDALVRGGRRVIAVERDEAALRRGRGRVTAAESAVEFTTDPAAAARADLVIEAVPERLETKRRLLARAHADCPPETVFATTTTGLPVTEIAFGSGRTDRTVGLHLFPLGPDREDRAVEVVGTPLTGDAVLADVRELVRDLGRIPVPVADRPGFIGGALTMAYLNNAVAMYERRYASRDSIDTAMTLGCGLPMGPLAQLDAMGLDTARDSLEALYERTGDPRYAPAPTLAHMVTAGLLGVKAGRGFYEYEAGGAARGGEADGLGEPVPARAVRRIGVVGSGTMAVGIAEVCARSGYPTVLVARSGLRAKEATAAVERSLERGVRRGKLAPGLLTESMDRLTAGRDLQPLGTCDLVVEAVAEDIDVKRAVFADLDRVCAPGAVLATSTSSLPVIECAMATRRPEDVIGMHFFNPAPVMRLVEVVHTVLTSKEARGTAHAVAAALGKRAVDCPDRAGFIVNALLFPYLNSAVAMVQEGWATAADIDTVMAAGQGYPMGPLRLLDVIGLDVSLAIQRTLHGTFRDPALAPARHLERLVEAGHLGRKGGRGLRLHEG, encoded by the coding sequence ATGGCACAGCGCTTTCCCACCGTCGCGGTGTTCGGGCTCGGCACCACCGGCTGCCACCTCGTGGACGCCCTGGTCCGCGGCGGTCGGCGGGTGATCGCCGTGGAGCGGGACGAGGCGGCCCTGCGGCGCGGTCGGGGGCGGGTGACCGCGGCGGAATCCGCCGTCGAGTTCACCACCGACCCGGCGGCCGCCGCACGGGCCGATCTGGTGATCGAGGCGGTCCCCGAACGGCTGGAGACCAAGCGGCGGCTGCTCGCCCGCGCCCACGCCGACTGTCCGCCGGAGACGGTGTTCGCCACCACGACCACCGGGCTGCCGGTCACCGAGATCGCCTTCGGCTCCGGCCGGACCGACCGTACGGTGGGGCTGCACCTCTTCCCGCTGGGCCCCGACCGCGAGGACCGGGCGGTGGAGGTGGTGGGCACCCCGCTCACCGGCGACGCGGTCCTGGCGGACGTCCGGGAACTGGTCCGCGACCTGGGCCGGATCCCGGTGCCGGTGGCCGACCGGCCGGGCTTCATCGGGGGCGCGCTCACCATGGCGTACCTCAACAACGCCGTGGCCATGTACGAGCGGCGCTACGCCTCGCGCGACAGCATCGACACCGCCATGACGCTCGGCTGCGGACTGCCGATGGGGCCGCTGGCCCAGCTTGACGCCATGGGGCTGGACACCGCGCGGGACTCCCTGGAGGCGCTGTACGAGCGCACCGGCGATCCGCGGTACGCGCCCGCCCCCACCCTGGCCCATATGGTGACCGCCGGTCTGCTGGGGGTGAAGGCGGGCCGCGGCTTCTACGAGTACGAGGCGGGCGGCGCCGCGCGGGGCGGGGAGGCGGACGGCCTCGGCGAGCCCGTACCGGCCCGCGCGGTGCGGCGGATCGGCGTGGTGGGCTCGGGCACGATGGCCGTCGGCATCGCGGAGGTGTGCGCGCGCTCCGGCTATCCGACGGTGCTGGTGGCCCGCAGCGGGCTGCGCGCGAAGGAGGCCACGGCCGCTGTGGAGCGCTCGCTGGAGCGGGGGGTGCGGCGCGGCAAGCTGGCGCCCGGGCTGCTCACCGAGTCGATGGACCGGCTGACCGCGGGACGTGACCTTCAGCCGCTCGGCACCTGCGACCTGGTGGTCGAGGCCGTGGCGGAGGACATCGACGTCAAGCGGGCCGTCTTCGCCGATCTGGACCGGGTGTGCGCACCGGGGGCGGTGCTGGCCACCTCCACCTCGAGCCTGCCCGTCATCGAGTGCGCGATGGCGACGCGGCGGCCCGAGGACGTCATCGGGATGCACTTCTTCAACCCCGCCCCGGTGATGCGGCTGGTCGAGGTGGTGCACACCGTGCTCACCTCCAAGGAGGCGCGGGGCACGGCGCACGCGGTGGCCGCGGCGCTCGGCAAGCGTGCGGTGGACTGCCCGGACCGGGCCGGTTTCATTGTCAACGCCCTGCTCTTTCCCTATCTGAACAGCGCGGTGGCGATGGTCCAGGAGGGCTGGGCCACCGCCGCGGACATCGACACGGTGATGGCGGCCGGGCAGGGCTATCCGATGGGTCCGCTGCGCCTGCTGGATGTGATCGGGCTCGATGTCTCCCTCGCCATCCAGCGCACCCTGCACGGCACCTTCCGGGATCCGGCCCTGGCCCCGGCCCGCCATCTGGAGCGGCTGGTCGAGGCGGGTCACCTGGGCCGCAAGGGCGGCAGGGGGCTGCGCCTCCACGAGGGATGA
- a CDS encoding helix-turn-helix transcriptional regulator: MVFSSARARQFDAQFERLRRTFSRCLSGEAGIVLVEGAVGCGKTHALEAVTAHAAKAGALVLKAYGTSADRAPLGTLRQLLDSPRLPKATADHLREALDQGALDAAQPRETPGGDPAGGTPPHIQGAREFRAALYELASREPVVICVDELQLVDAESLQYLLYLATRSHSAKLLMVFAQATDSDQKDAVFNTELLRQPNFQRLRLERLSWEETAHLLTTRLGLPDSADVAYGWYEVSGGNPLLLRAVIDDYRTAGAPPRHGRAVEPVVGDMFVQAVLTCVYRSGHTVARLAEGIAVLGASASPELLGRLLRIGPAGTRRGVAALDAAGLVGGLAFRHPYVEAAVLEDMDPEVRLDMNRRAAVLLHQGGGATLAVARHLLAAQAADEPWAVPLLRDAAQQALAEDDAKLAVACLELAYAACQDEELRAGIRIGTAGIMWRLNPSASERMLEEPLAALCADRLPAAHIGRLIELLLAHGRIEEARGAIGRLNAVMSNAGPTSMAQFRMTARWAQESGAPDRGPGAAARQGEDGGASRTPLRSRRPSSLSTITAAFSGFFGRGGSEESPVAAAEKVLEVSPLTDATFEPIVNSVNALVYAGRPDKAAPWCDSLMEEAERRRAPGWRAIFASIRAEIALRQGNLVESAAYATTALDIVPGSDGSVFIGGPLASQILAYTAMGTYDAAARQLSRPVPEALFKSIYGLGYTRARGRYYLATNRINAALGEFLMAGRLAQLWELDQPALLPWRSDAAEAWLELGDREKAANLVSEQLARNGAGDSRVRGVSLRLLAAAGDIENRSRLLGQAVEELQCSGDRLELARALDDLGRTLRGSGELGRADAITGRAWRMAKECGAEELCDRIRLDSGLEAPDPRPVVRPVSGPLRPKPAVPPSLGTKLSESEARVAALAVDGYTNREIAASLFITISTVEQHLTRVYRKLNIRSRQQLPTALRAQVDEIA; the protein is encoded by the coding sequence ATGGTATTTTCATCGGCCAGAGCCAGACAATTCGACGCACAATTCGAGAGACTTCGTCGGACGTTTTCCCGGTGCCTGTCCGGGGAAGCGGGCATCGTGCTCGTCGAGGGTGCGGTCGGCTGCGGCAAGACCCATGCGCTCGAAGCCGTCACGGCCCATGCGGCGAAGGCCGGAGCCCTCGTCCTCAAGGCATACGGAACGTCGGCCGACCGGGCTCCGCTCGGCACCCTGCGCCAGCTTCTGGACTCTCCCCGGCTACCCAAGGCGACCGCCGACCATCTGCGCGAAGCGCTCGACCAGGGCGCCCTCGACGCCGCACAGCCCCGCGAAACCCCTGGTGGCGACCCCGCCGGCGGGACCCCGCCGCATATCCAGGGAGCCCGGGAGTTCCGGGCCGCGCTGTATGAACTCGCCTCCCGCGAACCGGTGGTGATCTGCGTCGACGAACTCCAGCTCGTCGATGCGGAGTCACTCCAGTACCTGCTGTACCTGGCGACCCGTTCACACTCCGCCAAACTACTCATGGTGTTCGCACAGGCGACGGACAGCGATCAGAAAGACGCTGTCTTCAATACCGAACTGCTGCGCCAGCCCAATTTCCAGCGGCTGCGGCTGGAGAGGCTGTCCTGGGAGGAGACGGCGCATCTGCTGACCACCCGTCTGGGACTTCCGGATTCGGCCGATGTGGCATACGGCTGGTATGAGGTGAGCGGCGGAAATCCGTTGTTGCTACGCGCGGTGATAGACGATTACCGCACCGCCGGGGCGCCCCCACGGCACGGTCGCGCCGTGGAACCCGTAGTGGGCGACATGTTCGTCCAGGCCGTGCTCACTTGCGTCTACCGCAGCGGGCACACCGTCGCCCGGCTCGCCGAGGGCATCGCGGTGCTCGGCGCGTCCGCCTCTCCCGAACTCCTCGGCCGGCTGCTGCGCATCGGCCCCGCCGGAACCCGCCGCGGAGTCGCGGCGCTGGACGCGGCGGGCCTCGTCGGCGGTCTGGCCTTCCGCCACCCGTATGTCGAGGCCGCGGTGCTGGAGGACATGGACCCCGAGGTCCGGCTGGACATGAACCGCCGGGCCGCCGTCCTGCTGCACCAGGGCGGCGGGGCCACCCTCGCCGTGGCCCGCCATCTGCTCGCCGCCCAGGCCGCCGACGAGCCCTGGGCGGTGCCGCTGCTGCGGGACGCCGCGCAGCAGGCGCTCGCCGAGGACGACGCCAAGCTGGCGGTCGCCTGTCTGGAGCTGGCGTACGCGGCCTGCCAGGACGAGGAGCTGCGGGCCGGTATCAGGATCGGCACCGCCGGGATCATGTGGCGGCTCAACCCCTCGGCGTCCGAGCGGATGCTGGAGGAGCCGCTGGCCGCGCTGTGCGCCGACCGGCTGCCCGCCGCCCATATCGGGCGGCTGATCGAGCTGTTGCTCGCCCACGGCCGGATCGAGGAGGCGCGCGGCGCCATCGGCCGGCTCAACGCCGTCATGAGCAACGCGGGACCCACCTCGATGGCCCAGTTCCGGATGACCGCCCGCTGGGCCCAGGAATCCGGTGCGCCGGACCGCGGCCCCGGGGCCGCGGCGCGCCAGGGCGAGGACGGCGGCGCCTCCCGTACGCCGCTCAGATCCCGCAGACCCTCCTCGCTGTCGACGATCACCGCGGCGTTCAGCGGCTTCTTCGGCCGCGGGGGGAGCGAGGAGTCGCCGGTCGCCGCGGCGGAGAAGGTGCTCGAAGTCTCGCCGCTCACCGACGCCACCTTCGAACCCATCGTCAACTCGGTGAACGCGCTGGTGTACGCGGGCCGCCCGGACAAGGCGGCGCCGTGGTGCGATTCGCTGATGGAGGAGGCCGAGCGGCGCAGGGCACCGGGCTGGCGCGCCATCTTCGCCTCGATCCGGGCCGAGATCGCCCTGCGGCAGGGCAACCTCGTGGAATCGGCGGCCTATGCGACCACCGCCCTGGACATCGTGCCCGGCAGCGACGGAAGCGTCTTCATCGGCGGCCCGCTGGCCAGCCAGATCCTCGCGTACACGGCGATGGGCACGTACGACGCGGCGGCGCGGCAGCTCAGCCGTCCGGTCCCTGAGGCGCTGTTCAAGAGCATCTACGGACTCGGCTACACCCGCGCCCGCGGCCGCTACTACCTGGCCACCAACCGCATCAACGCGGCGCTCGGCGAATTCCTGATGGCCGGCCGGCTCGCCCAGCTGTGGGAGCTCGACCAGCCCGCGCTGCTGCCCTGGCGCTCCGACGCCGCCGAGGCGTGGCTGGAGCTCGGCGACCGGGAGAAGGCCGCGAACCTGGTCTCCGAGCAACTGGCCAGGAACGGTGCCGGGGACTCCCGGGTCCGCGGCGTCTCCCTGCGGTTACTGGCCGCCGCGGGCGACATCGAGAACCGGTCCCGGCTGCTCGGCCAGGCCGTGGAGGAACTGCAGTGCTCCGGCGACCGGCTGGAGCTGGCCCGGGCCCTGGACGATCTGGGCCGTACGTTGCGCGGCTCCGGCGAGCTCGGACGGGCCGACGCCATCACCGGCCGGGCCTGGCGGATGGCCAAGGAGTGCGGCGCCGAGGAGCTGTGTGACCGGATCCGCCTCGACTCCGGTCTGGAGGCCCCCGATCCACGGCCGGTGGTGCGGCCGGTGTCCGGACCGCTCCGCCCGAAACCGGCGGTGCCGCCGTCCCTGGGGACCAAGCTCAGTGAATCCGAGGCCCGGGTCGCCGCCCTGGCGGTGGACGGTTATACGAACCGGGAAATAGCCGCCAGCCTCTTCATCACCATCAGCACAGTTGAGCAGCATTTGACGCGGGTGTACCGCAAGCTGAATATCAGGAGTCGCCAGCAGTTGCCGACCGCGCTGCGGGCCCAGGTGGATGAAATCGCCTGA
- the rfbA gene encoding glucose-1-phosphate thymidylyltransferase RfbA yields the protein MKGIVLAGGSGTRLHPLTHAVSKQILPVYNKPMIYYPLSVLMLGGVREIQIISTPLHVGLFRALLGDGRRLGLSIEYAEQPEANGIAEAFIIGAEFIGDDQVALVLGDNIFHGPGFSKMLHNEASHVDGCVLFGYGVKDPERYGVGEMDEQGRLISLEEKPAAPRSNLAITGLYLYDNDVVDIAKNVQPSARGELEITDVNRVYLERGKARLVGLGRGFAWLDTGTHDSLLQAGQYVQLLEQRQGVRIACLEEISFRMGFIDATACYELGAELGKTDYGKYLMDIAANHR from the coding sequence ATGAAGGGCATAGTCCTCGCCGGAGGAAGCGGTACCCGACTGCATCCTTTGACACATGCGGTGTCGAAGCAGATCCTTCCCGTCTACAACAAACCGATGATCTATTACCCGCTGTCGGTGCTCATGCTCGGCGGCGTCAGGGAAATCCAGATCATTTCCACCCCGCTCCATGTGGGGCTGTTCCGCGCACTCCTCGGCGACGGCCGCCGGCTGGGCCTTTCGATCGAGTACGCCGAACAGCCCGAGGCCAATGGCATCGCCGAGGCATTCATCATCGGAGCCGAGTTCATCGGCGACGACCAGGTGGCCCTGGTCCTGGGCGACAACATCTTCCACGGGCCCGGGTTTTCGAAGATGCTGCACAACGAGGCAAGCCATGTCGACGGCTGTGTGCTCTTCGGCTACGGAGTCAAGGACCCCGAGCGCTATGGTGTCGGGGAAATGGACGAGCAGGGCCGGCTGATCTCCCTCGAGGAGAAGCCGGCCGCTCCCCGGTCCAATCTGGCGATCACCGGTCTGTATCTCTACGACAACGACGTCGTGGACATCGCCAAGAACGTACAGCCCTCCGCGCGCGGCGAACTCGAGATCACGGACGTCAACCGCGTCTATCTGGAGCGCGGAAAGGCCAGACTGGTGGGGCTCGGCCGCGGATTCGCCTGGCTGGACACCGGAACTCATGACTCGCTGCTGCAGGCGGGCCAGTATGTGCAGCTTCTGGAACAGCGCCAGGGAGTGCGGATCGCCTGTCTCGAGGAGATATCCTTCCGCATGGGTTTCATCGACGCGACCGCCTGCTATGAGCTCGGTGCGGAACTCGGCAAGACGGACTACGGAAAATATCTGATGGATATCGCGGCCAATCATCGCTGA
- the rfbB gene encoding dTDP-glucose 4,6-dehydratase — MRIVVTGGAGFIGSHFVRQTLTGAYAAWADAQVVVVDKLTYAGNEANLAEVADSPRLRFVRGDICDGELVGELLRGTDLVVHFAAESHVDRSISGAEEFVRTNVLGTHTLLNAAANAEVGKFVHVSTDEVYGSIESGSWSEQEPLEPNSPYSASKASSDLLARAFHRTHGLPVCVTRCSNNYGPYQHPEKVIPLFVTNLMDGKPVPLYGDGGNVRDWLHVDDHCRGIALVAENGRPGEVYNIGGGTELTNLDLTERLLELLGADRSMVERVPDRKGHDRRYSVDIAKISAELGYRPEISFENGLAETAKWYMTHRGWWEPLKKR; from the coding sequence GTGCGCATAGTTGTGACCGGCGGCGCGGGCTTCATCGGCTCCCACTTCGTCCGGCAGACGTTGACAGGGGCGTACGCCGCCTGGGCGGACGCCCAGGTCGTGGTGGTGGACAAGCTCACCTACGCGGGCAACGAGGCCAACCTGGCCGAGGTCGCCGACAGCCCCCGGCTGCGCTTCGTCCGCGGCGACATCTGCGACGGCGAGCTCGTGGGCGAGCTGCTGCGCGGCACCGATCTGGTGGTCCACTTCGCCGCGGAATCGCATGTCGACCGCTCGATATCCGGCGCCGAGGAATTCGTGCGCACCAATGTTTTGGGCACGCACACGCTCCTCAACGCGGCCGCGAACGCGGAGGTCGGAAAATTCGTCCACGTCTCCACGGACGAGGTCTACGGCTCCATTGAAAGCGGCTCCTGGAGCGAGCAGGAACCGCTGGAGCCAAACTCGCCGTATTCCGCGTCCAAGGCGTCCTCCGATCTGCTGGCCAGGGCTTTCCACCGCACCCATGGACTGCCCGTCTGTGTGACCCGCTGCTCCAACAACTACGGCCCGTACCAGCACCCCGAGAAGGTCATTCCGCTCTTTGTCACCAACCTCATGGACGGCAAACCGGTGCCGCTCTACGGCGACGGCGGAAACGTCCGGGACTGGCTGCATGTGGACGACCACTGCCGCGGTATCGCCCTGGTCGCCGAGAACGGCCGCCCGGGAGAGGTCTACAACATCGGCGGCGGCACCGAACTGACCAATCTGGACCTCACGGAACGGCTGCTCGAACTCCTCGGCGCCGACCGGTCGATGGTCGAGAGGGTGCCCGACCGCAAGGGCCACGACCGCCGTTACTCCGTGGACATCGCGAAAATCTCCGCCGAACTGGGATACCGCCCCGAGATATCGTTCGAGAACGGTCTCGCGGAAACCGCCAAGTGGTACATGACACACCGCGGTTGGTGGGAACCTCTCAAGAAGAGGTGA
- a CDS encoding 3-oxoacyl-ACP synthase III family protein, whose amino-acid sequence MTDHPVRTPGGRPVGILGTGSYLPAEAVSNELVAERAGVTAEWIAAKTGIRRRRYAADHEATSDLAVEAARAALADAGIRAGQLGWIVVATSTPDHPQPATACLVQHRIGATGAAAFDINAVCSGFVFALVTAAGLLAGSGAPAPYALVIGADVYSRIIDRTDRRTAVLFGDGAGAVVLGPVRHGYGLTGSLLTSDGALHELIQVPAGGSRAPASEKTLADGGHFFRMRGRAVGEYVLAELPRAIRALLAAHRTDAAGVDHFIPHQANGVLLAKALPDLGLPRARTHLTVAEHGNTSAASIPLALDDARRQGVFTDGELLLLAGFGGGMSLGAALVRWQDGHGGS is encoded by the coding sequence ATGACCGACCACCCGGTCCGGACACCGGGCGGCCGGCCCGTCGGGATCCTCGGCACCGGCTCGTATCTGCCGGCCGAGGCCGTGTCCAATGAGCTGGTGGCCGAGCGCGCGGGAGTGACCGCGGAGTGGATCGCGGCCAAGACCGGGATCCGGCGCCGCCGTTACGCCGCCGACCACGAGGCCACCTCCGACCTGGCCGTGGAGGCGGCCCGCGCCGCCCTCGCGGACGCCGGGATCCGCGCCGGTCAGCTCGGCTGGATCGTGGTGGCCACCTCGACCCCCGATCACCCCCAGCCGGCCACCGCCTGTCTGGTGCAGCACCGGATCGGCGCCACGGGCGCCGCCGCCTTCGACATCAACGCGGTCTGCAGCGGCTTCGTCTTCGCCCTGGTGACGGCGGCCGGGCTGTTGGCCGGCTCCGGCGCCCCCGCCCCGTACGCCCTGGTGATCGGCGCCGATGTCTACTCCCGCATCATCGACCGCACCGACCGGCGCACCGCGGTGCTCTTCGGCGACGGGGCGGGGGCGGTGGTGCTGGGGCCCGTGCGCCACGGCTACGGCCTCACCGGATCGCTGCTCACCAGCGACGGCGCACTCCACGAGCTGATTCAGGTGCCGGCGGGCGGCAGCCGCGCGCCGGCGTCGGAGAAGACCCTCGCCGACGGGGGCCACTTCTTCCGGATGCGGGGCCGCGCGGTCGGCGAGTACGTCCTCGCCGAGCTGCCGCGTGCGATACGGGCCCTGCTGGCCGCGCATCGCACGGACGCCGCCGGCGTGGATCACTTCATTCCCCATCAGGCCAATGGCGTGCTGCTGGCCAAGGCGCTCCCGGACCTCGGGCTGCCGCGGGCGCGTACGCATCTGACGGTGGCCGAGCACGGCAACACCAGCGCCGCCTCCATCCCGCTGGCGCTCGACGACGCCCGGCGGCAGGGCGTGTTCACCGACGGGGAGTTGCTGCTGCTGGCCGGTTTCGGGGGCGGGATGTCGCTCGGCGCGGCGCTCGTCAGGTGGCAGGACGGCCACGGCGGTTCGTGA